Proteins encoded within one genomic window of Bacteroidales bacterium:
- a CDS encoding hydrogenase iron-sulfur subunit, whose product MENQTFRPKILVFSTDKISDPGIDQAGLRKIHYSPSVYVISMPCSSGIKPKWILHAFERGFDGVFIAADGHECSFSPKCAEHTNKIITDSQTMMKEKNISPKRIRMAAICSVCAEPFASHMENFSKILFDLGSVENEKGKNI is encoded by the coding sequence ATGGAAAACCAAACATTCAGACCGAAAATACTGGTGTTTTCAACCGATAAAATTTCCGACCCGGGTATTGACCAGGCGGGGTTGAGAAAGATTCATTATTCGCCATCGGTGTATGTGATAAGTATGCCATGTTCGTCGGGGATAAAACCCAAATGGATATTACATGCTTTTGAACGTGGATTTGACGGTGTGTTCATTGCTGCCGATGGTCATGAATGTTCCTTCAGTCCTAAATGTGCAGAGCATACCAATAAAATAATTACCGATTCACAAACCATGATGAAAGAAAAAAATATCAGTCCGAAACGAATTCGTATGGCGGCAATCTGTTCTGTATGTGCTGAGCCATTTGCAAGCCACATGGAAAATTTTAGTAAAATTTTATTTGACCTGGGAAGTGTTGAAAATGAAAAAGGAAAAAATATATAA
- a CDS encoding sulfurtransferase TusA family protein produces MTTEELKNLNANKIVDARGTACPGPLLAAKKAIGEIESGEIMEILSSDEGTKHDIPKWCEKMEHEFLGIIEEDSYSRLFLKKA; encoded by the coding sequence ATGACAACAGAAGAATTAAAAAATCTGAACGCAAATAAAATTGTTGATGCACGCGGAACTGCTTGTCCCGGGCCATTATTAGCAGCTAAGAAAGCGATAGGTGAAATTGAATCGGGTGAGATAATGGAAATATTATCATCCGACGAAGGTACTAAACATGATATTCCGAAATGGTGTGAAAAAATGGAACACGAATTTCTTGGAATTATCGAAGAAGACAGTTATTCAAGATTGTTTTTGAAGAAAGCGTAA
- a CDS encoding DsrE/DsrF/DrsH-like family protein, whose protein sequence is MNEDFEKQFLELQKKVSKLEKGTKDQLSMVVFSGDLDKILAAMIISTGAAAYDMKVNLFFTFWATAALRDPKKSASGKNFMEKMFGIMLPKGSKKVKLSKMNMCGMGTSMIKGIMKKHKVASLEEMFKTAGELGVQINICEMSMNLMGFKKEEMIDYPNLNICGVATFLADASESKVQLFI, encoded by the coding sequence ATGAACGAAGATTTCGAAAAACAATTTCTGGAACTACAGAAAAAAGTGAGCAAACTTGAAAAAGGCACTAAAGACCAGCTTTCGATGGTGGTGTTCTCGGGCGACCTCGACAAGATTCTTGCAGCAATGATAATTTCAACCGGTGCTGCAGCATACGATATGAAAGTTAATTTGTTCTTTACATTCTGGGCTACTGCTGCACTGCGCGACCCGAAGAAAAGTGCGTCGGGAAAAAACTTCATGGAAAAAATGTTTGGCATCATGCTGCCAAAGGGAAGTAAAAAAGTGAAGCTTTCGAAAATGAATATGTGTGGCATGGGAACATCAATGATAAAAGGGATTATGAAAAAACACAAAGTGGCATCACTTGAAGAAATGTTTAAAACAGCAGGTGAACTGGGCGTTCAAATCAATATCTGCGAAATGTCGATGAACCTTATGGGATTCAAAAAAGAAGAAATGATTGATTACCCGAACCTGAATATTTGTGGTGTGGCAACATTCTTAGCCGATGCTTCGGAAAGTAAAGTGCAGTTGTTTATTTAG